A single genomic interval of Antechinus flavipes isolate AdamAnt ecotype Samford, QLD, Australia chromosome 1, AdamAnt_v2, whole genome shotgun sequence harbors:
- the GLYCTK gene encoding glycerate kinase codes for MASTLRVLPGFARTRPVLWGSPASWSSSSMTLAEQAWQLFECAVGAVMPGPMIRRVLTVDAETGQMKVRDRNFQLHHNVYLAGFGKAVLGMAAVAEELLSEHLVQGVISVPKGIQAAMESAGLKEMLLMPQSHIQVFEGAKNNLPDKDSLQAAVAIRDMAEGLSADDLLLVLISGGGSALLPAPIPPVTLDEKHLLTKMLAVRGATIQELNTIRKALSHLKGGGLARAAYPAQVVSLILSDVVGDPLDVIASGPTVASDHSVQDCLQILTRYDLRETLPRSIKTVLSRADSDPRGPPCCGHVLNTIIGSNSVALAEAQRCAEALGYQALILSTVVQGAVGRLARFYGLLAQAAIVRLSSWVGMAKEEEDELRKLVEELQLPDLKLGDVLKFLEKARGPVCLLAGGEPTVKIQGSGKGGRNQELALRVGVEMSGCTGSNWEALFLSGGTDGQDGNTEAAGAWVTPGLASEAASEGLDVAAFLANSDSNTFFQRLQGGIHLLSTGLTGTNVMDIHLILLRPC; via the exons ATGGCTTCCACACTTCGAGTCCTACCTGGCTTTGCACGCACTCGCCCAGTACTTTGGGGGAGCCCAGCTTCCTGGTCTTCCAGCAGCATGACGCTGGCAGAGCAGGCCTGGCAACTCTTTGAGTGTGCAGTGGGTGCAGTGATGCCAGGCCCTATGATCCGCCGGGTCCTGACAGTAGACGCAGAGACTGGACAGATGAAGGTTCGGGACAGGAACTTCCAGCTCCATCACAATGTTTACCTGGCAGGCTTTGGCAAAGCTGTGCTGGGCATGGCGGCAGTGGCGGAGGAACTACTGAGCGAACACCTGGTTCAGGGTGTGATCAGTGTGCCCAAGGGCATCCAAGCAGCTATGGAAAGTGCTGGCTTGAA GGAGATGCTGCTGATGCCACAAAGCCACATCCAAGTGTTTGAGGGAGCCAAGAACAACCTGCCTGACAAGGACTCCCTACAAGCTGCAGTGGCCATCCGGGACATGGCAGAGGGGCTGTCGGCTGACGACCTGCTGCTGGTCCTTATCTCAG GGGGAGGCTCAGCTCTGCTTCCTGCTCCGATCCCCCCTGTTACTCTGGATGAGAAACATTTGCTCACTAAGATGCTGGCCGTTCGTGGTGCCACAATTCAGGAGCTAAATACCATCCGTAAGGCCTTGTCCCATCTCAAAGGTGGGGGCCTGGCCAGGGCTGCTTACCCTGCCCAG GTGGTGAGCCTGATCCTGTCGGACGTGGTGGGGGACCCTCTGGATGTGATTGCTAGTGGTCCCACGGTAGCAAGTGACCACAGTGTTCAGGATTGCCTGCAAATCCTCACCCGGTATGATCTCCGTGAAACTTTGCCCCGCTCCATCAAGACAGTGCTGTCCAGGGCTGATTCCGATCCTCGAGGCCCTCCTTGCTGTGGCCATGTCCTCAATACAATTATCGGCTCCAATTCTGTAGCTCTGGCCGAGGCCCAGCGCTGCGCTGAGGCCCTGGGCTACCAGGCTCTGATTCTGAGCACGGTCGTGCAAGGTGCGGTGGGCCGCCTGGCCCGCTTCTACGGGCTGCTGGCTCAGGCAGCCATTGTCCGCCTCTCCTCGTGGGTGGGGATGGCCAAGGAGGAGGAAGACGAGCTTCGGAAGCTTGTTGAAGAGCTGCAACTCCCTGACCTGAAGCTGGGGGACGTTCTGAAGTTTCTGGAGAAGGCCAGGGGCCCCGTCTGCCTTCTGGCTGGAGGGGAGCCTACAGTGAAGATCCAGGGCTCAGGCAAGGGTGGCAGAAACCAAGAGCTGGCGCTCCGGGTGGGCGTAGAGATGAGTGGGTGCACAGGGAGCAACTGGGAGGCGCTCTTCCTGAGTGGTGGGACTGATGGGCAGGATGGTAACACCGAGGCCGCTGGGGCCTGGGTCACCCCCGGGCTGGCCTCCGAGGCTGCGTCTGAGGGGCTGGATGTGGCGGCTTTCCTGGCCAACAGCGACTCGAATACCTTCTTCCAGCGCCTGCAGGGTGGAATCCACCTCCTGAGCACGGGGCTGACTGGCACCAATGTCATGGATATCCACCTGATACTTCTGCGGCCCTGCTGA